A region of Domibacillus sp. DTU_2020_1001157_1_SI_ALB_TIR_016 DNA encodes the following proteins:
- a CDS encoding 2OG-Fe(II) oxygenase produces the protein MDSNQASIKEQTIFSHTGNLIQTEDREIKVIARFEEPLIVVLGNVLSDEECAELINLSKDNMQRSKIGSSHEVNEMRTSSGMFFQGNESDIIQKVEKRLSSIMNIPIEHGDGLHILKYTPGQEYKAHFDFFAPTSPAAKNNRISTLVLYLNDVEQGGETFFPKLNFSVSPQKGMAVYFEYFYNDKSINELTLHGGAPVIRGEKWIATQWMRRQKLR, from the coding sequence ATGGATAGTAACCAAGCAAGCATAAAAGAACAAACCATTTTTAGCCACACAGGAAATCTTATCCAAACCGAAGATAGAGAAATTAAGGTCATTGCGCGATTTGAGGAACCGCTCATTGTCGTTTTAGGAAATGTATTGAGCGATGAAGAATGCGCCGAGCTGATCAACTTGTCAAAAGACAATATGCAGCGTTCAAAAATTGGATCTTCACATGAAGTAAATGAAATGAGAACAAGCAGCGGAATGTTTTTTCAAGGCAATGAAAGCGATATCATTCAAAAAGTTGAAAAAAGACTGTCCTCGATTATGAATATACCCATTGAACATGGAGATGGTCTTCACATTTTAAAATATACTCCTGGTCAAGAGTACAAAGCGCATTTTGATTTTTTTGCCCCAACAAGTCCTGCAGCGAAAAACAATAGAATCAGTACCCTCGTTTTGTATTTAAACGATGTAGAACAGGGCGGAGAAACCTTTTTCCCTAAACTTAATTTTTCTGTTTCTCCACAAAAAGGAATGGCGGTCTACTTTGAATACTTTTATAACGATAAAAGCATAAACGAACTTACTTTGCACGGTGGAGCACCCGTTATCAGGGGAGAAAAATGGATTGCTACACAATGGATGAGAAGGCAGAAGTTAAGATAA
- a CDS encoding HD-GYP domain-containing protein: MELKYTQLCNLLGGRIPSLDNLLFFRLLFSVSFCVTILITNWISDFKSLYILTVIFLGLGFSEKSRLFIFFSCCSVVFTRTFLNDEFVNITAVLVRLCVYLAVTFISSEVIKKYYEIKHHQAELVFTLAKSLDSRDSYTANHSEKVADYALKIAREMELPKKQCEAIYIGGLLHDIGKIDVPEVVLLKPSRLTDDEFEFIKLHPTIGYETLKHISDFKRNGVLDMVLYHHERYDGNGYPHGLKKEEIPLAARILAVADSFDAMTTKRVYKPIMNLNYVMGEIEKNIGSQFDPQTAKAFLAILEREGMGIFEKKEPSFSKKYII; this comes from the coding sequence TTGGAATTAAAATACACTCAATTGTGTAATTTGTTGGGTGGAAGAATACCTTCATTGGATAATCTGCTGTTTTTTCGTCTTCTTTTTTCGGTATCTTTTTGTGTCACTATACTAATTACAAATTGGATAAGTGATTTTAAGTCTTTATATATTTTAACTGTTATTTTTTTAGGGCTTGGTTTTTCAGAGAAATCACGACTTTTTATATTCTTTTCTTGTTGCTCTGTAGTTTTTACTCGTACTTTTTTAAATGACGAGTTTGTCAATATTACAGCTGTTTTGGTTCGCCTTTGTGTTTATTTAGCTGTAACGTTTATTTCATCTGAGGTTATAAAAAAATATTATGAAATAAAGCACCATCAGGCTGAGCTGGTTTTTACTCTGGCTAAGTCTTTGGATTCACGGGATTCATATACAGCAAACCATTCCGAAAAAGTAGCGGACTATGCCTTAAAAATTGCACGGGAAATGGAATTACCTAAAAAACAGTGTGAGGCAATTTATATCGGGGGCTTGCTCCATGACATTGGCAAAATTGATGTTCCAGAAGTTGTTTTATTAAAGCCTTCAAGATTAACCGATGATGAATTTGAATTTATTAAACTTCACCCAACAATAGGATACGAAACATTAAAGCATATTTCCGATTTCAAAAGAAACGGTGTTCTCGACATGGTGTTGTATCATCATGAGCGATACGATGGAAATGGGTATCCCCACGGTTTGAAAAAAGAAGAGATCCCCTTGGCAGCGCGTATTTTGGCTGTCGCAGATTCTTTTGATGCCATGACAACAAAGCGAGTCTATAAACCAATCATGAATTTAAACTATGTAATGGGTGAGATTGAGAAGAATATAGGGAGTCAGTTCGATCCTCAAACTGCAAAAGCGTTTCTAGCCATTTTGGAAAGAGAGGGAATGGGGATATTTGAGAAGAAAGAGCCTAGTTTTTCAAAAAAGTATATAATTTAA
- a CDS encoding YmaF family protein, producing MEIPVTGLIIDSDDPNSDSHHSHHLYITTWNGQPVHTHHFSGLTSFDAGHRHQYAGITAPAPTGVPHTHRYLTVTSFDDGHEHEVRGVTGPAIPLPDGRHYHTFRGVTTVNGSYPHSHRYSGNTSV from the coding sequence ATGGAGATACCGGTAACTGGATTGATAATTGATTCAGACGATCCAAATTCAGATTCTCATCATTCTCATCATTTGTATATTACAACATGGAATGGGCAGCCCGTTCATACCCATCATTTTTCAGGATTAACCTCTTTTGATGCTGGACATCGTCATCAATATGCTGGAATAACGGCACCAGCTCCTACTGGCGTCCCTCATACTCATCGATACTTAACAGTGACTTCATTTGATGATGGGCATGAACATGAAGTCCGAGGGGTAACTGGCCCAGCTATTCCCTTGCCTGATGGCAGACATTATCATACTTTCCGAGGAGTAACAACTGTTAATGGTTCTTATCCCCATTCTCACAGGTATAGTGGCAATACTAGCGTTTAA
- a CDS encoding LCP family protein translates to MGREDKRRKKRNKGRFILGFFLVLLLIGAGLAFTVYQSLQNTLGGEVLHSNKRTEDVSLQKKEAFTVLLLGVDERKGDVGRSDTMLFLSVNGDNNTAKILSIPRDTRVKIVGKGTKDKINHAYAFGGVKMAVETVENFLDMPVDYYVEMNMEGMKELIDAVGGVEVQNDSAFSYGGDHFVEGHITLSGSEALNYIRMRKEDPNGDFGRQARQRQVMEGILDKGSDPAVILQLTDVMQAIGDNVETNLSISDMLAIQKNYTSARNHIQTVTMDGTSTKIGGVYYYVVEDEEVARVSNEFKEHLNLK, encoded by the coding sequence GTGGGAAGAGAAGACAAGCGAAGAAAAAAGCGAAATAAAGGACGGTTTATATTAGGTTTCTTTTTGGTCTTACTCCTGATTGGAGCAGGTTTGGCGTTTACGGTCTACCAGTCCCTTCAAAATACATTGGGCGGGGAAGTGCTGCATTCAAACAAGCGGACGGAAGATGTCTCACTACAGAAAAAAGAAGCGTTTACCGTTCTTTTGCTTGGTGTGGATGAGCGCAAAGGGGATGTAGGCCGGTCGGATACCATGCTGTTTTTGTCCGTAAACGGGGATAATAACACAGCGAAAATACTAAGCATTCCACGAGATACACGAGTAAAGATTGTAGGAAAAGGGACAAAAGATAAAATCAACCATGCCTACGCATTCGGCGGGGTGAAAATGGCTGTGGAAACAGTGGAAAATTTTCTGGATATGCCGGTCGATTATTATGTGGAAATGAATATGGAAGGCATGAAAGAACTTATAGATGCTGTTGGCGGTGTGGAAGTGCAAAATGATTCCGCCTTTTCTTACGGAGGCGATCATTTTGTTGAAGGGCATATTACATTAAGCGGATCTGAAGCATTGAACTATATACGGATGCGCAAGGAAGATCCAAATGGTGACTTCGGTAGACAGGCCCGGCAGCGTCAAGTAATGGAAGGCATCTTAGACAAAGGGAGTGACCCGGCAGTCATTTTGCAATTAACAGATGTCATGCAGGCGATTGGAGACAATGTTGAAACGAATTTATCGATCAGCGACATGCTCGCGATTCAAAAAAATTACACATCGGCGCGTAACCACATCCAAACCGTTACCATGGACGGTACTAGTACGAAAATTGGCGGCGTTTACTATTATGTGGTGGAAGATGAAGAAGTTGCACGTGTATCAAATGAGTTTAAAGAACATTTGAATTTAAAATAA
- a CDS encoding MBL fold metallo-hydrolase encodes MKITDGIEMLSLEYQVSGQKIVLNPTLLWDEEAAILVDTGMPGALHNVSDAIKSTGLSFGRLKNVILTHQDLDHIGNLPDLINESKGTIRVSAHKLDQPYIEGSLPLIKTDAKRMSKEFLASLPEHARALYYNPPVSKVDETIEDGEELPYCGGVRVIHTPGHTPGHLCLYVKQSKVLIAGDALVCSEGTLRGPVEQTTLDMGMAYRSLDKLLDLEIDTIICYHGGVCSANAKDQLHDLIRAHANT; translated from the coding sequence ATGAAAATTACTGATGGGATTGAGATGCTTTCATTAGAGTATCAAGTGTCTGGACAAAAAATCGTTTTAAACCCCACACTTCTTTGGGATGAAGAAGCCGCTATTTTAGTAGATACGGGCATGCCTGGAGCGCTGCATAACGTATCTGATGCTATAAAAAGTACCGGCCTGTCATTTGGCCGATTAAAAAATGTAATCTTAACCCACCAAGATTTAGATCATATTGGAAATCTTCCTGACCTCATAAACGAATCTAAAGGCACGATAAGAGTGTCTGCCCATAAACTTGACCAGCCTTATATTGAAGGCAGCCTGCCGCTTATCAAAACCGATGCAAAGCGTATGAGCAAAGAATTTTTAGCTTCTCTTCCGGAACACGCAAGAGCCTTATACTATAATCCTCCAGTGTCAAAAGTGGATGAAACTATAGAAGATGGCGAAGAACTGCCTTACTGCGGTGGGGTTCGCGTCATTCACACACCTGGCCATACACCTGGTCACCTTTGCCTTTATGTAAAACAAAGTAAGGTACTGATTGCAGGAGACGCCCTTGTTTGTTCGGAAGGCACATTACGTGGACCCGTCGAACAAACAACATTAGATATGGGAATGGCTTATCGCTCACTTGATAAACTTTTAGATCTTGAAATTGATACCATCATCTGTTATCACGGCGGGGTATGCAGTGCGAATGCAAAAGACCAGCTCCATGATCTAATACGCGCACATGCGAACACCTAA
- a CDS encoding molybdopterin dinucleotide binding domain-containing protein: protein MPQKNPKKLSLIPEELVRFSSLSGWMEVSARMGDAPQSGLMFVPFHFGSRKKEAANELTAGFVDLLSKQSPFKQSACKIEKIRRKHKVAAYESLDFFVGQYSLSAEDLKDAKINISLKPFMPYRQKI from the coding sequence ATTCCTCAGAAAAACCCCAAAAAGCTCTCGCTTATACCTGAAGAGCTGGTTCGCTTTTCTTCACTGAGCGGATGGATGGAAGTGTCTGCACGAATGGGTGACGCTCCACAGTCAGGCCTTATGTTTGTCCCATTTCATTTTGGCAGCAGAAAAAAAGAAGCCGCCAATGAATTAACAGCTGGTTTTGTAGATCTATTATCAAAGCAGTCACCGTTTAAACAATCAGCGTGTAAAATTGAAAAAATACGCAGAAAACACAAAGTTGCAGCTTATGAATCGCTGGATTTTTTTGTAGGACAGTACAGCTTATCAGCCGAGGATCTAAAAGATGCCAAAATAAACATTTCGCTAAAACCATTTATGCCCTATCGTCAAAAAATTTAA
- a CDS encoding copper oxidase, whose protein sequence is MIRRYHVVAIPIRIVLNNFGDHNPNGRMYVLKENEAKVKELVRKKPFLPVELVQPLTIRANEGDIVEIVFENQLPFAVGMHFQDLDYNVLTSDGANVGLNPSSLADCGEKLLYTLNATYEGICFFTDVGNVSSTEEGSSIQGLFGTLLIEKRGSWWTDPVTGGPINSGVFADIHHPFLPSFREYAWFFSDEMEVNDLTGNRPLNPMTNQESESFHGVNYRYEPLHNRLKLIEEGVVSPELEGEEVHHDSWVFGDPATPILRGYRDDPAVIRLIHGGSKETHAFHYHVHQWLRDPGNIHSEIVDAQAISPQSHYTVQPLYGLGSLQGAIGDVVIHCHLYPHFEVGMWGINRIFDTLQDGTQCYPNGVPIAPLKPLPDRPCPPLPTKEKPGFPNFIPGKVGYKAPRPPLGIVGGRDMTELEKNAAVPNARPGAVFTDSCLGNPVVLEFNISVIQLPLVYNKQGWHDPKGRIYVADEDLDDVLSGKKEPEPLVLHAPAGSCIRLNFTNRLPHVLDGDAFQLTTRTYEVGFHVHFVKFDVLVSDGANVGWNYDSSILQGETCRYEWYADTELKAFFFHDHLFPTTHQQHGIFGSCVIQPRFSTFLNSKTGEELDHGTQITVSHPLIPNYRDFALFVQDFALLYDKDGCPIQPPPFPGSLDDPGIFAVNYKNEPLQFRLGKDKDPAYSFSSYVHGDPVTPILEAYEGDPIRIRLLQGAHEESHSFNVHGLSWKAERPSKDSQMRSQQHISISESFTLETAIPKAGDYLWAFEDEEDIWNGTWGLIRAFGEAVDDLMPLSDRPLPPPRTKRLPKVTGKPPKPANPQHTLPPEATHQPPIRKYSVVAFQTPILYNSFRDYDPFGIIFAIEEDVEDILSGTKKPEPLVLRGNAGDLVEVTLTSRLKAKLFPFPDGIHRYPPVKEQAFYPPSLRISLHASMLDYDVTTSSGGTVGFNRDQTVGPGESITYRWHVQESIGTCAMWDMADLRNHRSFGTFGAFIAEPRFTTYHDPQTLKPVQTGTNVVLRNPLGIDYREFVLIMHDGVRLENKRGKVIVDPLDGVIPKPDPEDGEVDTYDYGSRGFNYRSERLINRFKKHPVLGDLFSSEIHGDPATPVFEAYPGEPIVVRLANPSERRRANTFHLHGHNWKFDPRDIDVRIDSYVGHLAPGAAEDLFLIGGAGGLFNYPGDYLYRSGNIRWGIEQGMWGIIRVHDRFQPHLPLLDK, encoded by the coding sequence ATGATACGGCGTTATCATGTGGTCGCCATTCCGATCCGCATTGTCCTTAACAACTTTGGCGACCATAATCCTAATGGAAGAATGTATGTCTTAAAGGAAAATGAAGCAAAGGTAAAAGAGCTTGTGCGCAAAAAACCTTTTCTTCCTGTGGAACTCGTACAGCCGCTTACGATCAGAGCGAACGAAGGTGATATTGTTGAAATTGTTTTTGAAAACCAGCTTCCTTTTGCAGTGGGCATGCATTTTCAAGATCTCGATTATAATGTGTTAACGTCAGACGGAGCCAACGTCGGCCTTAATCCAAGCTCACTGGCTGATTGCGGTGAAAAGCTTCTTTACACGCTTAATGCAACATATGAAGGAATTTGTTTTTTTACAGATGTCGGCAATGTATCAAGTACTGAAGAGGGCTCCAGCATCCAAGGTCTTTTCGGCACACTGCTGATTGAAAAAAGAGGTTCCTGGTGGACAGATCCTGTAACAGGGGGACCGATCAACAGCGGCGTGTTTGCGGACATTCATCATCCTTTCCTTCCCTCCTTCCGTGAATATGCCTGGTTTTTTAGTGATGAAATGGAAGTAAATGACTTAACTGGCAACCGGCCGCTTAATCCGATGACCAATCAAGAAAGTGAATCCTTTCATGGCGTTAACTACCGGTATGAGCCACTTCATAATCGTTTGAAATTAATTGAAGAAGGAGTCGTATCCCCTGAATTAGAAGGCGAGGAAGTTCATCATGACTCGTGGGTATTTGGTGATCCGGCTACACCGATTCTGCGCGGTTACCGGGACGACCCGGCTGTGATCCGCCTGATTCATGGAGGCTCAAAAGAAACGCATGCGTTTCATTACCATGTCCATCAATGGCTGAGAGATCCCGGCAACATTCATTCAGAAATTGTTGACGCGCAGGCGATCAGCCCACAGTCCCATTATACCGTGCAGCCGTTATACGGACTCGGCAGCCTGCAGGGTGCAATCGGGGATGTGGTTATCCATTGCCATCTTTATCCGCATTTTGAAGTTGGAATGTGGGGGATAAATCGCATCTTTGATACCCTGCAGGACGGCACCCAGTGCTATCCAAACGGTGTGCCGATTGCGCCGCTTAAGCCATTGCCGGACCGTCCCTGCCCGCCTTTGCCTACAAAAGAAAAGCCAGGATTTCCTAACTTTATCCCCGGAAAAGTCGGATATAAAGCGCCAAGGCCGCCGCTTGGCATTGTAGGCGGAAGGGACATGACGGAACTTGAAAAAAATGCAGCCGTACCTAATGCAAGGCCGGGGGCTGTTTTTACTGATTCCTGCCTGGGAAATCCCGTCGTCCTGGAATTTAACATATCCGTTATTCAGCTGCCGCTTGTTTATAACAAACAGGGCTGGCATGATCCGAAAGGAAGAATCTATGTAGCAGACGAAGATCTGGATGATGTGCTGTCTGGAAAAAAAGAGCCGGAACCGCTTGTTCTGCACGCACCAGCTGGTTCCTGCATCAGGCTGAATTTTACAAATAGGCTGCCTCATGTTCTGGACGGAGATGCTTTTCAGCTCACTACCAGAACCTATGAAGTGGGTTTTCACGTCCATTTTGTAAAGTTCGATGTCCTTGTGTCCGACGGCGCTAATGTAGGCTGGAATTATGACAGTTCTATTCTACAGGGTGAGACCTGCCGGTACGAATGGTATGCCGACACAGAATTAAAAGCCTTTTTCTTTCACGATCACTTGTTCCCAACGACTCATCAGCAGCACGGAATTTTTGGATCTTGTGTGATCCAGCCCCGCTTTTCTACATTTTTAAATTCAAAAACCGGTGAGGAACTGGATCATGGCACACAGATTACCGTTTCCCATCCGCTTATTCCGAATTATCGGGATTTCGCATTATTTGTCCAGGATTTCGCTCTTCTGTATGACAAAGACGGCTGTCCGATTCAGCCGCCGCCATTTCCAGGTTCCTTAGATGATCCCGGCATTTTTGCGGTTAATTATAAAAATGAACCACTGCAGTTCCGGCTCGGGAAAGACAAGGATCCAGCCTATTCCTTCAGCTCTTATGTGCACGGAGATCCCGTCACGCCTATCTTGGAGGCTTATGAAGGAGATCCAATCCGCATCCGGCTGCTGCAGGGTGCCCATGAAGAGTCCCATAGTTTTAATGTGCACGGATTAAGCTGGAAAGCAGAACGGCCCAGCAAGGATTCACAGATGCGTTCACAGCAGCATATCAGCATTTCAGAGTCGTTTACGCTTGAAACAGCTATTCCGAAGGCTGGAGATTATTTGTGGGCCTTTGAAGATGAAGAAGATATTTGGAATGGTACATGGGGGCTGATCCGCGCATTTGGTGAAGCCGTTGATGACTTAATGCCCCTTTCGGACCGTCCGCTGCCCCCGCCGCGGACAAAACGATTGCCAAAAGTGACCGGAAAGCCGCCGAAGCCGGCCAATCCGCAGCATACATTGCCGCCTGAAGCAACCCATCAGCCGCCGATCCGAAAGTACAGCGTGGTTGCTTTTCAAACACCCATTTTATACAACTCATTTAGAGACTATGATCCATTCGGGATTATATTTGCTATAGAAGAAGATGTGGAGGATATTTTGAGCGGTACAAAAAAACCTGAGCCGCTGGTACTGAGAGGAAATGCCGGCGATCTGGTTGAAGTCACCTTGACCAGTCGGCTGAAAGCTAAGTTATTTCCGTTCCCTGATGGCATTCACCGGTACCCACCGGTAAAAGAGCAGGCATTTTACCCGCCGTCCCTGCGTATTTCGCTGCACGCCAGTATGCTGGATTACGATGTTACCACTTCAAGCGGTGGAACCGTAGGATTCAATCGAGATCAAACGGTTGGGCCTGGAGAATCCATTACGTACCGCTGGCATGTACAAGAGAGCATAGGCACCTGTGCCATGTGGGACATGGCAGATTTACGGAATCACCGGTCTTTTGGTACATTCGGCGCTTTTATTGCTGAACCGCGTTTTACGACTTACCATGATCCGCAGACGCTTAAACCAGTCCAAACTGGCACCAATGTAGTGCTCCGTAATCCACTTGGAATTGATTACAGAGAATTTGTCTTGATTATGCATGATGGTGTCCGGCTTGAGAATAAGCGTGGCAAAGTCATTGTTGATCCACTTGATGGCGTGATTCCAAAACCGGATCCCGAAGACGGTGAAGTAGACACCTATGATTACGGCTCGCGCGGCTTTAATTACCGGTCAGAACGATTGATTAATCGCTTTAAAAAACATCCCGTCTTAGGTGACTTATTCAGCTCAGAGATTCACGGTGATCCGGCGACACCTGTTTTCGAAGCGTATCCAGGGGAACCTATCGTTGTCCGCCTTGCCAATCCGTCTGAACGAAGACGAGCCAACACCTTTCACCTCCATGGTCATAACTGGAAGTTTGACCCAAGAGACATTGATGTCCGGATTGATTCCTATGTCGGCCACCTGGCACCGGGCGCAGCAGAGGATCTGTTTTTAATCGGTGGTGCTGGAGGACTGTTTAACTATCCCGGCGACTATTTGTACCGGTCCGGCAACATCCGCTGGGGAATTGAGCAGGGTATGTGGGGAATCATTCGGGTTCATGATCGGTTCCAGCCTCATTTACCTCTGCTAGATAAATGA
- a CDS encoding IDEAL domain-containing protein, whose translation MLNIGDWKAVKIGGMTAVGYVSNIINFSWHSKRVELTKVIWIKDNKYLLKKPSPGIFTEEQLEPIGDFWDKHQDKSTLVDLALKTGDKEWFKELTGEKQKWHTVEQ comes from the coding sequence TTGTTAAACATTGGAGATTGGAAAGCAGTCAAAATTGGTGGTATGACAGCCGTTGGATATGTAAGCAACATCATTAATTTTAGCTGGCACAGTAAACGAGTTGAGTTAACAAAAGTGATTTGGATTAAGGACAATAAATACCTTTTAAAAAAACCATCACCAGGTATCTTCACAGAAGAGCAGCTAGAACCGATCGGTGATTTTTGGGACAAGCACCAAGATAAATCAACATTGGTTGACCTAGCTTTAAAAACAGGTGACAAAGAATGGTTCAAAGAACTGACGGGGGAAAAGCAGAAATGGCATACCGTAGAGCAGTAA
- a CDS encoding YjcZ family sporulation protein yields the protein MSCENNGGYGSGFALIVVLFILLIIIGVSYVGGEYGGGGYC from the coding sequence GTGAGCTGTGAAAACAATGGTGGGTACGGATCTGGCTTTGCACTAATTGTTGTTTTGTTTATTCTTTTAATCATTATCGGTGTCTCTTATGTTGGAGGCGAATATGGTGGTGGCGGATACTGCTAA